In Candidatus Nitrosotenuis uzonensis, one DNA window encodes the following:
- a CDS encoding NADH-quinone oxidoreductase subunit L produces MVESSMMGFAFEFGGINAWLVWILPFVAALIIPAVGKVSKGATGGVAVAFALMSAISAATLLPGALESHEVHDQVNWISSIGIKAGVLADPLAVIMANVVGWIAFLIMVYSTGYMKGDKDIVRFWFWMTFFIGSMQIIVLSDNLLMMFFGWEGVGLASYALISFWYRDKDKDHVGVKGRTVLGLADYYAPTHAGMKAFIMTKVGDIMMLAGMFLIFAFAGTFGFRELMHETTWAAQMQAQGLLVPAAVLLFGGAIGKSAQFPLNEWLLEAMTGPTAVSALIHAATMVKAGVFLVARLGPLFFALGAAGFLVEDFFMVIAWVGAITALLLATQGMVNSEIKKVLAYSTGSQIGYMMMALGVAGLSHQFVDGYTAGFFHLISHAMFKASLFMAAGSLLHTVGSRFMTDMGGLRKHMRKTYAFMWAAGLGLMGAPFITTGFWSKDAIFAAVYESGNVWALPLFIIAVLTAIITAFYTTRMIGMVFFGDKSKHIEHMEKEGHHIHEAPMSMWIPYGILAALTIGIGVIGLSAEHGIHELFTEYLAHTFHIESEHIVKTNSEMPAFLEGINPVALMASLAAFGIGISLGYVFYIGRFVDPVKFVNSNLFFYSLHKVMLNRWYLNAMVYWCFVVAPLWIARGVWRYFERTAIDTGMNVGFERAVAWGAKVVQGTQTGVAQSYLYVFGAGILFVILFLFI; encoded by the coding sequence ATGGTAGAATCCAGCATGATGGGATTTGCATTTGAGTTTGGCGGAATTAACGCCTGGCTGGTATGGATACTGCCATTTGTGGCAGCACTGATCATACCTGCGGTGGGCAAGGTGTCCAAGGGTGCCACTGGCGGTGTAGCAGTTGCATTTGCATTGATGAGCGCAATCTCGGCTGCAACCCTTCTCCCCGGTGCCCTAGAGTCACACGAAGTGCATGATCAGGTAAACTGGATATCGTCAATTGGAATAAAGGCAGGAGTTCTTGCTGACCCACTGGCCGTAATAATGGCAAACGTGGTTGGATGGATTGCGTTCCTGATTATGGTCTACAGCACGGGATACATGAAGGGAGACAAGGATATTGTCAGATTCTGGTTCTGGATGACTTTCTTTATCGGCTCAATGCAAATTATCGTATTATCTGACAATCTACTCATGATGTTTTTTGGATGGGAGGGAGTAGGGCTTGCTTCATACGCTCTTATCAGCTTCTGGTACCGCGACAAGGACAAGGACCATGTCGGTGTAAAGGGCCGCACGGTGCTAGGTCTTGCAGATTATTACGCCCCGACCCACGCAGGAATGAAGGCATTCATCATGACAAAGGTAGGAGACATCATGATGCTTGCTGGCATGTTCCTCATATTCGCCTTTGCAGGCACGTTCGGATTCAGGGAACTGATGCACGAGACTACCTGGGCTGCACAGATGCAAGCGCAAGGACTTTTGGTTCCAGCAGCAGTACTATTGTTCGGTGGTGCAATTGGCAAGTCGGCCCAGTTCCCACTAAACGAGTGGCTGCTTGAGGCAATGACAGGGCCTACCGCAGTATCGGCACTCATTCACGCTGCAACCATGGTAAAGGCAGGAGTGTTCCTTGTTGCAAGACTTGGCCCTCTGTTCTTTGCGCTCGGAGCTGCCGGGTTCCTAGTTGAGGACTTTTTCATGGTAATAGCTTGGGTTGGCGCAATCACTGCACTGCTGCTGGCAACGCAGGGAATGGTAAACTCGGAAATAAAAAAGGTACTGGCATACTCGACAGGCTCGCAGATAGGCTACATGATGATGGCGCTCGGAGTTGCAGGGCTGTCGCACCAGTTTGTAGACGGATACACCGCAGGATTTTTCCACTTGATATCTCACGCAATGTTCAAGGCATCGCTCTTCATGGCTGCCGGCTCACTGCTCCATACTGTAGGCTCTAGATTCATGACTGATATGGGGGGACTAAGAAAGCACATGCGCAAAACGTACGCATTCATGTGGGCAGCAGGGCTTGGGCTGATGGGCGCGCCGTTTATCACTACAGGATTTTGGAGCAAGGATGCAATATTTGCGGCAGTCTACGAGTCTGGAAACGTGTGGGCTTTACCTTTGTTCATAATAGCAGTACTCACTGCAATAATCACCGCGTTTTACACTACACGAATGATCGGAATGGTGTTCTTTGGGGACAAGAGCAAGCACATTGAGCACATGGAAAAGGAGGGACACCACATCCACGAGGCACCTATGTCAATGTGGATTCCATATGGAATACTTGCGGCACTCACAATAGGAATAGGAGTGATAGGACTTTCAGCAGAGCATGGCATACACGAGCTGTTCACAGAATACCTTGCACACACGTTCCACATCGAGTCAGAGCATATAGTAAAGACTAACTCTGAGATGCCTGCATTCCTTGAGGGAATCAATCCTGTTGCGCTTATGGCATCACTTGCTGCGTTTGGAATAGGGATCTCGCTTGGGTACGTCTTCTATATAGGCAGGTTTGTCGACCCGGTCAAATTTGTAAACTCTAACCTATTCTTCTATTCACTTCACAAGGTAATGCTAAACAGGTGGTACCTTAACGCGATGGTCTACTGGTGCTTTGTTGTGGCACCACTCTGGATTGCAAGGGGCGTGTGGCGGTACTTTGAGCGAACTGCAATTGACACCGGCATGAATGTGGGATTTGAGAGGGCAGTTGCATGGGGTGCAAAGGTGGTCCAGGGAACGCAGACAGGAGTTGCACAGTCATACCTTTACGTATTTGGAGCAGGAATTCTCTTTGTGATCCTGTTTTTGTTCATATAG
- a CDS encoding NADH-quinone oxidoreductase subunit N, which yields MIEITSTPIILIAILGTIGMILPIISIARKEKGSNSLYAAIAFGALIAAMGYVVYEIVTEKIPSATVFSVDVLSNDAFSSLFAIAMLIVAIMTTVGSFNFMRNQSHHAVYYSLILLSTIGMVLVAYSTDLVMLFVAWELMSIPTYVLAGFMKKNPSSNEAALKYFLFGAVSSAIIIYGISIVYGLTGSTNIGEVITGLANVDPSLMPLALLAVGMFIAGFGFKMGLVPFHMWLPDTYEGAPPTITALLAAGTKKAGFAAALRVVIMGTVALNLDWTLALGVIAVMTMTVGNIAAVMQKNISRMLAYSSIGHAGYILIGLAVSPFTTLGLQGSLFHILNHAVMKGAAFIAIAGIVTTLAVTNLDKLKGLGRKMPITSLGLVISLLALAGVPPTAGFWSKLMLFGSALEPGLPAWAGWLAIAGVLNSALSLAYYGWIIRKMYFEGETEKRVSEPKSIIAVMIFSIIFLVAIGVYPDPIIQFVENATPVLGTITVSK from the coding sequence ATGATAGAGATTACTTCAACTCCGATAATACTGATAGCGATTCTAGGCACAATAGGAATGATACTGCCTATAATCAGCATCGCAAGAAAGGAAAAGGGTTCTAACTCACTGTATGCTGCAATCGCATTTGGCGCACTGATTGCCGCAATGGGATATGTTGTATATGAGATTGTAACTGAGAAGATCCCATCGGCTACAGTATTCTCAGTGGATGTGCTATCAAATGATGCGTTCAGCAGCCTCTTTGCAATAGCGATGCTGATTGTGGCAATAATGACTACTGTGGGCTCGTTCAACTTTATGAGAAACCAGTCGCATCATGCTGTGTACTATTCGCTAATTTTACTCTCTACAATAGGAATGGTGCTTGTGGCGTATTCAACTGATCTGGTCATGCTCTTTGTGGCATGGGAACTGATGAGTATCCCGACATACGTTCTTGCAGGATTTATGAAAAAGAATCCTAGCTCAAACGAGGCTGCACTCAAGTACTTTTTGTTCGGCGCAGTATCATCTGCGATTATAATTTACGGAATATCGATAGTGTACGGTCTTACGGGCTCTACTAACATCGGCGAGGTCATAACGGGACTTGCCAATGTGGACCCATCACTTATGCCGCTTGCACTTCTTGCAGTTGGAATGTTCATCGCAGGATTTGGATTCAAGATGGGTCTCGTGCCGTTCCACATGTGGCTACCTGATACGTACGAGGGTGCACCACCGACTATTACAGCGCTTCTTGCGGCTGGAACCAAAAAGGCAGGGTTTGCGGCCGCCTTACGTGTTGTGATAATGGGAACTGTGGCACTAAACCTTGACTGGACGCTCGCACTGGGGGTGATTGCAGTGATGACGATGACTGTAGGTAACATAGCTGCGGTGATGCAAAAGAACATCTCCAGAATGCTTGCATATTCTAGCATAGGTCATGCCGGATACATATTGATTGGGCTTGCGGTCTCACCGTTTACGACGCTTGGCCTGCAAGGCTCTTTATTCCACATTCTAAATCACGCAGTCATGAAGGGTGCTGCATTCATAGCGATTGCAGGTATAGTCACCACGCTTGCTGTTACAAATCTTGACAAGCTCAAGGGCCTTGGAAGAAAGATGCCGATCACATCGCTTGGACTTGTGATATCGCTTTTGGCACTTGCCGGAGTTCCGCCTACGGCAGGATTCTGGAGCAAATTGATGCTGTTTGGCTCTGCACTGGAGCCCGGTCTGCCTGCGTGGGCCGGATGGCTTGCAATAGCGGGCGTTCTAAACTCTGCTCTGTCTTTGGCATACTATGGTTGGATTATACGCAAGATGTACTTTGAGGGAGAGACTGAAAAGAGAGTATCGGAGCCAAAGTCGATAATTGCGGTAATGATATTTTCTATAATCTTCCTTGTAGCAATAGGTGTCTATCCGGATCCGATAATCCAGTTTGTGGAAAATGCAACGCCGGTGCTAGGCACGATCACAGTTTCAAAGTAG
- a CDS encoding complex I subunit 4 family protein: MEYALLQAVFLPLLLAPVAYIIGRRMGTNAATWFTFAILAYTTFLIINASLQPSYEEHYVWTQMFGEFGFKLDGLAIPFAIIIYVLSTILALYSKPYMLHKFKEMYEEQVHGHNAGSHGTQTSLIESADLTKYINKQSGIYFALYLAFAMGMLGTVLATNLIQFYIFFEIMLIPGFFLVAFWGDGPRRRISLMFLFWTHVGAVVLLLGFLTIGLSVGSFDFAAIQESKIPEDVVMLAAVAIILGLGVKLAAFMFHIWLPYVHGAAPTPISALLSPAMIGIGAYGIFRLIIEFLPNAYADLAIWLHIWGLCTMIYGGAMALMQDDVKRLLAYSSVSQMGYILFGIGSYSALGLTGAEFMYVTHGLGKALLFMTAGILITQCGTRSLSKLGGLAGKMPITAVCAVIGALTIAGVPPTSGFMGEWTLFAGALDTAVKANAANGEILRYVIFGLGLVATVLTMSYMLWMLKRVFFGKMPEHLSHVKEASWYMTAPMMVLAGFTIVVGLYPDIFFDKILPYMKGVLGA, encoded by the coding sequence GTGGAATACGCATTATTACAGGCAGTTTTCCTGCCTCTTCTACTGGCACCAGTGGCTTACATCATCGGAAGAAGGATGGGTACGAACGCAGCAACTTGGTTCACGTTTGCCATTCTGGCGTACACCACATTCCTGATAATTAATGCTTCACTGCAACCCAGCTACGAAGAGCATTATGTCTGGACGCAGATGTTCGGCGAGTTTGGCTTCAAGCTTGACGGGCTTGCAATACCGTTTGCAATCATAATCTATGTGCTGAGCACGATTCTTGCACTTTATTCCAAGCCATACATGCTCCACAAGTTCAAGGAAATGTATGAGGAACAGGTGCACGGCCACAATGCGGGCTCACACGGAACTCAGACGTCGCTTATCGAGTCTGCCGACCTTACAAAATACATCAACAAGCAGTCTGGAATCTACTTTGCGCTATACCTTGCATTTGCAATGGGAATGCTTGGAACTGTCCTTGCAACCAACCTGATTCAATTTTACATATTCTTTGAGATAATGCTGATTCCGGGTTTCTTCCTTGTGGCATTCTGGGGAGACGGCCCAAGAAGAAGAATCTCGCTAATGTTCTTGTTCTGGACACACGTTGGCGCAGTGGTCCTGCTTTTGGGATTTCTGACAATCGGACTCAGTGTTGGAAGCTTTGACTTTGCAGCGATCCAAGAGTCCAAGATACCAGAGGACGTGGTGATGCTTGCAGCCGTAGCGATAATACTCGGACTAGGCGTCAAGCTTGCAGCATTTATGTTCCACATATGGTTGCCGTACGTCCACGGTGCAGCTCCGACACCAATCAGCGCGCTCTTATCACCTGCCATGATCGGCATAGGCGCATACGGAATCTTTAGACTGATAATCGAGTTTCTGCCAAACGCGTACGCCGACCTTGCAATATGGCTCCACATATGGGGACTATGCACCATGATATACGGCGGGGCTATGGCGCTAATGCAAGATGACGTAAAGCGACTACTTGCATATTCTAGCGTGAGCCAGATGGGCTACATCCTGTTTGGCATAGGCTCTTACTCTGCACTCGGACTTACTGGCGCAGAGTTCATGTATGTTACACACGGCCTCGGCAAAGCTCTTCTCTTCATGACTGCAGGCATACTTATCACGCAGTGCGGCACGCGAAGTCTCTCAAAGCTTGGAGGACTTGCAGGCAAGATGCCCATAACTGCAGTGTGCGCAGTAATAGGCGCGCTCACAATAGCAGGCGTTCCGCCTACTAGCGGATTTATGGGAGAATGGACACTGTTTGCAGGCGCACTTGATACCGCGGTAAAGGCAAACGCTGCAAACGGCGAGATTCTAAGGTATGTCATATTCGGTCTTGGCCTTGTTGCAACCGTACTGACAATGTCTTACATGCTCTGGATGCTAAAGCGAGTATTCTTTGGAAAAATGCCAGAGCACCTCTCTCACGTAAAGGAGGCAAGCTGGTACATGACTGCACCTATGATGGTTCTTGCAGGATTTACCATAGTTGTTGGATTATACCCTGACATCTTTTTTGACAAGATCTTACCATACATGAAAGGAGTGCTTGGTGCATAA
- a CDS encoding type II toxin-antitoxin system HicA family toxin, with translation MSLRNHNWREILKVLSKYGYVLDRQRGSHMILKNSSGNIVPLPRHDPIKPSTLRSILDQAGISQEQFLKEI, from the coding sequence ATGAGTTTAAGAAATCACAACTGGCGCGAAATTCTGAAAGTTTTGTCAAAATATGGTTATGTTTTAGATAGACAACGCGGAAGCCATATGATTCTTAAAAATTCCTCCGGAAATATTGTTCCTTTGCCAAGGCACGACCCAATAAAACCGAGTACGTTGAGGTCAATATTAGACCAAGCCGGAATTTCTCAAGAACAGTTTCTCAAAGAGATTTAA
- a CDS encoding polyprenyl synthetase family protein codes for MDRKNLKINPLLETYKEYISKIDIALEEELTLYSKSEFMQPLMYAIEGGKRIRPLILLLAAECVGKVDERAFVAGCAVEFLHTESVIHDDIIDNETSRRHKDPFHIKYGYNTSILTGDFVLGLILNISSRLNNPRITRDLANTAMLMSEGEVIETRLETSQDLTFDDYLKVIEYKTATAFETAARLGAIIGGGNEDQIISLSEYGRNIGIAYQIRDDLIDWKNEDKLFNLLVKRSLDPRDVFNHMEKMLKDYANKAASSLRIIPDNDAKSHLEYLLKLTTLKL; via the coding sequence TTGGATCGAAAAAATCTCAAAATCAACCCGCTCCTTGAAACTTACAAAGAATACATCTCAAAAATAGACATAGCACTGGAAGAAGAGCTCACGCTATACTCAAAATCAGAGTTCATGCAGCCTCTCATGTACGCAATTGAGGGCGGAAAGAGGATCCGCCCACTGATACTTTTGCTTGCAGCGGAGTGTGTGGGCAAGGTCGACGAGCGCGCATTTGTGGCAGGCTGCGCTGTCGAGTTTTTGCACACAGAATCGGTCATACATGATGACATAATTGATAACGAGACATCAAGGAGGCACAAAGACCCATTCCACATAAAGTACGGGTACAACACCAGCATACTTACCGGCGATTTCGTATTGGGATTAATCCTCAACATATCATCAAGGCTGAACAACCCGAGAATCACAAGAGATCTGGCAAACACTGCAATGCTCATGAGCGAGGGCGAAGTCATCGAGACGCGCCTTGAGACAAGCCAAGATCTTACCTTTGATGACTATCTGAAGGTAATAGAGTACAAGACTGCCACTGCCTTTGAGACAGCGGCAAGACTTGGCGCAATCATTGGAGGCGGAAACGAAGACCAGATAATCTCCCTCTCAGAGTACGGCCGGAACATCGGCATCGCATACCAGATAAGGGACGATTTGATTGACTGGAAGAATGAAGACAAGCTTTTCAATCTGCTTGTCAAGCGCAGCTTGGATCCGCGTGATGTGTTCAACCATATGGAAAAGATGTTAAAAGATTATGCAAACAAGGCCGCATCAAGCCTTAGGATAATTCCCGATAATGATGCCAAGTCGCATCTAGAATATCTGCTAAAGCTTACTACTTTGAAACTGTGA
- a CDS encoding nucleotidyltransferase domain-containing protein, whose translation MHSSNRNTSLIQTENIIVNKVVEYLEKKSWKVQFEVKMRGRIPDIVATKNGEIAVVEVKGGSGDIRRGIEQALHQRNTVNFSYLAIPKDRSDNSIVNSCENLGIGLLLVSDSVKEMVGPTRSDALPSVKKLVFGEKKTKQKSVSIKSSLEHLFRSRSQVLILKLLFLNATSEFHMNDIARRTGLAPSTIAKEMPQLQNIGLVSRKSQGPLVFYKINDKSVIFEEMKRIFLKFEMLDEVIMKGLSNKDIKYALIYGSFAKGTESATSDIDLLVVGDIDEDSLMKSVSKTERISGREINFVLWKEEDLMEKARKNIPLIKEISKTPIMMIIGDEHEFKRLVKARSG comes from the coding sequence ATGCATTCATCAAATAGAAACACCAGTTTAATACAGACAGAAAATATCATTGTAAACAAGGTAGTCGAATACCTAGAGAAGAAAAGCTGGAAGGTACAGTTTGAGGTAAAAATGAGAGGCAGAATACCAGACATAGTTGCCACAAAGAACGGTGAGATAGCGGTAGTCGAAGTAAAGGGCGGCTCTGGCGACATACGCCGCGGAATAGAGCAGGCATTGCACCAAAGGAATACGGTAAATTTTTCATATCTTGCCATACCAAAGGACAGGAGCGATAACTCCATTGTGAACTCTTGTGAAAATCTGGGAATAGGATTGCTGCTAGTCAGTGATTCTGTCAAAGAGATGGTCGGTCCAACAAGAAGCGACGCCTTACCATCCGTCAAAAAACTTGTTTTTGGAGAAAAGAAGACCAAGCAGAAATCTGTTTCCATCAAGAGCTCTTTAGAACACTTGTTCAGGTCTAGATCACAGGTACTCATTTTAAAGCTGTTGTTTCTCAATGCAACTAGCGAGTTTCATATGAATGACATAGCAAGAAGAACCGGGCTTGCCCCATCAACCATAGCCAAGGAAATGCCTCAACTGCAAAACATAGGACTGGTTTCAAGAAAAAGCCAGGGGCCGTTGGTATTCTACAAGATCAATGATAAAAGCGTGATTTTTGAGGAGATGAAAAGAATATTTTTGAAATTTGAAATGCTGGACGAAGTGATAATGAAAGGACTGTCCAACAAGGACATCAAATATGCGCTCATCTACGGCTCGTTTGCCAAAGGAACGGAATCGGCCACAAGCGACATAGATCTATTGGTTGTGGGTGATATCGATGAGGACTCTCTTATGAAATCTGTATCGAAAACAGAAAGGATATCCGGACGTGAGATTAATTTCGTATTGTGGAAGGAAGAGGATCTAATGGAAAAGGCAAGGAAGAACATACCTCTCATAAAAGAGATATCAAAGACTCCGATAATGATGATAATTGGTGACGAGCATGAATTTAAGCGACTTGTTAAAGCAAGATCTGGTTGA
- a CDS encoding HEPN domain-containing protein, translated as MNLSDLLKQDLVEKFESDKDQVGNEMEGAGKNLASAKNMLGIDEWEWAHAAAYNAMLHAGRALMFYKGYRPKGHDHHIAVVNYTIAVFSAKFPEDVLGYFVRGRKLRHEFMYDKVDIITSDKAAKMVEKAEAFVNKAKEIMKI; from the coding sequence ATGAATTTAAGCGACTTGTTAAAGCAAGATCTGGTTGAAAAATTCGAATCTGATAAGGATCAGGTCGGAAACGAAATGGAAGGCGCAGGCAAAAATCTAGCCTCTGCAAAGAACATGCTTGGAATAGATGAATGGGAATGGGCTCATGCAGCTGCCTACAACGCAATGCTGCACGCAGGAAGGGCTCTGATGTTTTACAAGGGATACAGGCCAAAGGGTCATGACCATCATATTGCAGTGGTGAATTATACAATCGCAGTATTTTCAGCAAAATTCCCAGAAGATGTTTTGGGATATTTTGTTAGAGGTAGGAAGCTTCGACACGAATTCATGTATGACAAAGTGGATATCATAACTTCTGACAAAGCAGCCAAGATGGTAGAAAAAGCAGAAGCATTTGTGAACAAAGCAAAAGAGATCATGAAGATTTAG
- a CDS encoding ArsR/SmtB family transcription factor, protein MEETREGDAEIFDNIQVFSSDDEKLKALGELLSNKSSRDIIKLLIDKEMYTNEIANKLDMRISLVIHHLKKLNELGLLQTTNKEIIKKGIKHRHFRVNSTLFLLLNETKENIEDNGVLKRIFKRGIRYSVLGAFFTFAVVYYQFFSIRRPDGTTSEITSLTIPLVILVTGFVLHHIVQAILNKKH, encoded by the coding sequence GTGGAGGAAACTAGGGAAGGAGATGCCGAAATCTTTGACAATATACAGGTGTTTTCTTCAGACGATGAAAAATTAAAGGCGCTGGGAGAGTTACTGAGCAACAAGTCCAGTAGAGACATTATTAAGTTGTTAATAGACAAGGAAATGTACACAAATGAAATTGCTAATAAGCTTGACATGCGGATAAGTCTAGTAATTCATCATCTAAAAAAACTAAACGAGTTGGGACTGCTGCAAACTACCAACAAGGAAATTATAAAAAAAGGAATCAAACACAGACATTTCCGCGTCAATTCAACACTCTTCTTACTGCTAAATGAAACAAAAGAAAACATTGAGGATAATGGCGTCCTAAAGAGAATCTTCAAAAGAGGAATAAGGTACAGCGTACTAGGTGCGTTTTTTACATTTGCCGTTGTTTATTATCAGTTTTTCAGCATAAGACGGCCAGACGGAACAACGTCAGAAATAACATCGCTAACAATACCGCTGGTCATATTAGTAACTGGCTTTGTACTCCACCACATAGTTCAGGCTATTCTGAATAAAAAGCATTAG
- a CDS encoding type II toxin-antitoxin system HicB family antitoxin: MVEERKFTVRATKDPTGGYSGRCLELPAAISEGETMEELLANMKEVIQLVLESIEKDCPPDEKIVVTIPT; encoded by the coding sequence ATGGTAGAAGAGCGAAAATTCACCGTTCGAGCTACAAAGGATCCAACTGGAGGATATTCTGGAAGATGTCTTGAGCTTCCTGCAGCGATTAGTGAAGGTGAAACCATGGAAGAATTGCTCGCAAATATGAAGGAAGTGATACAGCTTGTCTTAGAATCAATTGAAAAAGATTGTCCGCCAGATGAGAAGATAGTTGTAACCATTCCAACATGA
- a CDS encoding dienelactone hydrolase family protein has product MRRKQFFAMNLAATLLLSLLFIPVSAVQLEDRSHVHNHIDIAYKSPHSQFADKVPLTTIKCSEDLELIMKKTNGMPACVKHSTATILLERGWGIHVLPDYKNEDNNSDLLKESKSSFAVKTLDVTYFENYTGYLAMPDTEDQQSFPAIILIHEFWGLNENMKEMAEQLASHGYLALAVDLYGVEEAAATSDEARQLMSAYDQEQGIKNMRGAVEYLKTNYGAQKVGSIGWCFGGGQSLVLALNEQMDATVIYYGRVISDKDQLSSINWPVLGIFAGLDTGITVESVNEFEKALDELGIPNEIHIYPDVNHAFANPSGARYAPEETKDAWEKTLTFFESTLKQ; this is encoded by the coding sequence ATGAGGAGGAAGCAATTTTTTGCAATGAACCTTGCAGCTACCTTACTTCTATCACTGTTATTCATTCCAGTAAGCGCGGTCCAGCTTGAAGACCGCTCACATGTCCATAATCACATTGATATTGCATACAAATCACCGCACTCGCAATTTGCAGACAAGGTTCCTCTAACCACAATCAAGTGCTCTGAAGACCTTGAGCTCATTATGAAAAAGACAAACGGGATGCCTGCGTGCGTAAAGCACTCTACGGCAACAATACTACTTGAGCGAGGATGGGGTATCCATGTGCTGCCTGACTACAAAAACGAGGACAACAACTCTGATCTTCTCAAAGAGAGCAAGAGCTCGTTTGCAGTAAAGACTCTAGATGTGACCTATTTTGAAAACTATACTGGATACCTTGCAATGCCAGATACGGAAGATCAGCAGTCATTTCCTGCAATAATACTGATTCATGAGTTCTGGGGTCTTAACGAAAACATGAAAGAGATGGCAGAACAGCTTGCATCCCACGGATACTTGGCACTTGCAGTGGATCTTTACGGCGTAGAAGAGGCGGCCGCAACCTCGGATGAGGCAAGGCAGCTAATGTCTGCATACGATCAGGAACAAGGAATCAAGAACATGAGGGGTGCAGTAGAATACCTGAAGACAAACTATGGGGCACAAAAGGTTGGCTCTATAGGCTGGTGCTTTGGAGGCGGCCAGTCTCTTGTCCTTGCATTAAATGAGCAGATGGATGCGACTGTAATCTACTATGGCCGAGTCATATCGGACAAGGACCAACTATCCTCAATAAACTGGCCGGTGCTTGGAATATTTGCGGGCCTTGATACAGGAATAACTGTGGAATCTGTTAACGAGTTTGAGAAGGCCCTTGATGAGCTTGGAATTCCAAACGAGATCCACATATACCCTGATGTCAATCACGCCTTTGCAAATCCATCGGGAGCAAGGTACGCACCAGAGGAAACCAAGGATGCTTGGGAAAAGACACTTACATTCTTTGAGAGCACACTAAAGCAGTGA
- a CDS encoding TenA family transcriptional regulator — protein MNSLSKKIDAIIEEKSLLKHPFYQMWSEGKLSQDSLAGYSKEYFQMVKAVPSFVEQILQFAPSSMTAVIRQNMEEEAEHLQPWVRFAVSLGVGSDEVENYTGLAKTGSAVSELSQLMVSLESGAAAMYAFEKEIPNISHTKLDGLAKFYGINSDEATEYFRLHMEADIRHAATWANILDKIPEERHAELLKVATKSMDAQNHLLDSCYENYCQAL, from the coding sequence ATGAATTCTCTTTCAAAAAAAATTGATGCTATCATAGAAGAAAAAAGCTTACTCAAACATCCGTTCTATCAGATGTGGAGCGAAGGCAAGCTATCACAGGATTCTCTTGCTGGATACTCTAAAGAATACTTTCAGATGGTAAAGGCAGTTCCCTCCTTTGTCGAGCAGATCTTACAGTTTGCGCCTTCCTCTATGACTGCAGTGATAAGGCAAAACATGGAGGAAGAGGCAGAGCACCTGCAGCCGTGGGTGCGCTTTGCAGTCTCACTTGGAGTTGGTTCAGACGAAGTGGAAAATTATACTGGTCTGGCAAAGACTGGTAGCGCAGTATCGGAACTATCGCAACTGATGGTCTCACTTGAGAGTGGGGCTGCTGCAATGTATGCGTTTGAGAAGGAAATTCCAAACATTTCCCACACAAAGCTTGACGGGCTTGCCAAGTTCTACGGCATAAACTCGGATGAGGCAACCGAGTATTTCAGACTGCACATGGAAGCTGACATAAGACACGCTGCAACGTGGGCAAACATATTGGACAAAATTCCAGAGGAGCGACACGCGGAGCTTTTAAAAGTTGCAACAAAGTCGATGGATGCACAGAACCATCTGCTTGATAGCTGTTATGAAAACTACTGCCAAGCTCTATAA
- a CDS encoding winged helix-turn-helix domain-containing protein, whose product MTMENQSLLMRVLGYSPKMKILDYLLDFPTNDFTKKEIIDALGMSKQTFYKYFDDLEGVGIVKVNRAIGKAKLYKVNYENPVVTDLVNMEKKLSLQIADEEESKLKKPIPAK is encoded by the coding sequence ATGACAATGGAAAATCAGTCTCTTCTAATGAGAGTTCTAGGCTACTCGCCAAAGATGAAGATTCTGGATTACCTACTAGACTTTCCAACAAATGATTTCACAAAGAAAGAGATCATAGACGCGCTAGGTATGAGCAAGCAGACTTTCTACAAGTATTTTGATGATTTAGAAGGCGTTGGAATCGTAAAAGTAAACAGGGCCATAGGAAAAGCAAAACTCTACAAGGTCAACTATGAGAATCCCGTGGTCACGGACCTAGTGAATATGGAAAAGAAACTTTCCTTACAGATTGCAGATGAGGAAGAGTCGAAATTAAAGAAACCCATTCCTGCAAAATAA